In the genome of Oceanivirga salmonicida, the window TATACCCATTAATCCTTAAATTAAACTTATCTTTTTCAATAGCAGTTATATAATCTCTATCTGTTAAAAAATCTGGGTTTTTATTTATTATATCGGGCTTATATACATATTTATTATGCTCAATTATATCTTTTGTTGTATATTCAAAACTAATATTCTCAATTTTATTTTCTAATATAAATTTAGAAAATACTGATTTTATATCTATATCATTTTCTATGTTTTTAACATACATAATATGACTTGTTTTAGACAAATATAGTTTTCTAATATATTCATAATACATTATGTATTTATAGTCATTAGTTACAAATAAGCCTAATTTTTTTCTTTGATTTGTGTTAAGTATATACTCTTTTATATTTGCCATATTATTTTCATGTGCATTTAATAAGATAAAGTTATCTACTTTTTCATCATCTACTTTTGTTATTTCAAATAATTTACTACTAAGTTTTAATTTTTTCTTTTTAGCATCTAAATATTTAAGTATTAATTTATATATATCTTTATTATTATCAATATATTTATCAAAGCCAAATTCTTCTAATGTTTTAACTTCGGTTACTGCTTCTAAAAATTCATCTGCCTCATCAATGTATTTTTTTGCCAATTCATCACATAATTCATATACTTTTTTATCAAAAATATTACTTATGCTACCAAGATTTTCTATTTTTATATATTTTTTCCCATTAGAAAAATCTTTTTTTATTTTTAGTATATCGTCATTTGATAAATTAAAAAAATTATTAAATTCCTTGTTTAAAATACAAAAATATAACTCATATAAGTTTATTTTATTATTCATAGTAACACTTAATATTTTATGTACCTTATTAAGTATATTGTATATTTTAGTCTTATCTAAATATTCTTCACTATGATAATTAAGTAAATTTTCATTTATATTTTTATAAATACTCTTATCAGTTCCTATATCGTTTATACAAATTTGTTTGTCTTTATTTTTTTCTAAATATTCAGTTAAATATATCAAATTACTTGATACGTCTTTAAAACTATATGCTTTTATTAAATTTTTAGTTTTTGGCATAGTAATATCTATTAACATATTACTTTGTTTATTATAATCTGATTCATTAGTATAAATATGGTATTCTACATTAACATTTAAATTATTTAATATTTCTAGTTCTTTTCTAGTAGTTTGCATTTTATTAACTATTATTATTTTTTTATATTTACTTAAATATCTATTATTAATTTTATAATCATGATATTTTAAATATCTTGGCATCATATTAAATTCATTCATTTTTGATAGCATAATTTCATGTATTTCATATATAGACTTCATATATTCTATTTGCCAATTTTCTAAATCTAAATCAGAAAATTTAATGTTTTTATCATATAAATCTTTTATTAATGAATAGTAATTATATGCTATATCTATACAATCAAAATATGAATTTATACCAAATAACTTTTTATGTTTATTATTTAAACAAGAATAAAAAAATAAGGTTTCCTTTTCCTCTTTTAAAATTATTTTATCAGTTAATATTACATTTTCAAAAAAGTCATTTATCATATTC includes:
- a CDS encoding PD-(D/E)XK nuclease family protein codes for the protein MAIKYIFKNIYDELDIIENKEILYLFNANMINDFFENVILTDKIILKEEKETLFFYSCLNNKHKKLFGINSYFDCIDIAYNYYSLIKDLYDKNIKFSDLDLENWQIEYMKSIYEIHEIMLSKMNEFNMMPRYLKYHDYKINNRYLSKYKKIIIVNKMQTTRKELEILNNLNVNVEYHIYTNESDYNKQSNMLIDITMPKTKNLIKAYSFKDVSSNLIYLTEYLEKNKDKQICINDIGTDKSIYKNINENLLNYHSEEYLDKTKIYNILNKVHKILSVTMNNKINLYELYFCILNKEFNNFFNLSNDDILKIKKDFSNGKKYIKIENLGSISNIFDKKVYELCDELAKKYIDEADEFLEAVTEVKTLEEFGFDKYIDNNKDIYKLILKYLDAKKKKLKLSSKLFEITKVDDEKVDNFILLNAHENNMANIKEYILNTNQRKKLGLFVTNDYKYIMYYEYIRKLYLSKTSHIMYVKNIENDIDIKSVFSKFILENKIENISFEYTTKDIIEHNKYVYKPDIINKNPDFLTDRDYITAIEKDKFNLRINGYNIQSFFEDELVYMLKKSIEEDKKNEYIIPLNNSIDARTIGNILHEIIERVLNENLDDITSIKNVKNEVLIKYSEYIKKEYYNTYDYLLFSIILEDILNFSKKLSKYNIKTEEAVKFVLDDVNISYKMDILAQNIKDLSYDIIDIKSSKFKDKNDSYSYQLQAYKTFSEYNNKYNISNIYLYHTFENKYKYVNDDECNFSIEDFKERIKYIKSLEKYTVNKKFKDYNLSNIIRGDKYEK